ACGGCGGGCGGATGTCGATGGCCATCGGGCTACACCACCGGCAGGGCGACCATGGGCGAGGCACCGCCCCGGATCTGCCCGGTGACGAACAGTTCGCCGGCGCGGTAGGAACTGCGCACCAGCGGACCCGACGCGACGAACGCGAAGCCCATGGCCTCGGCGGCAAGCCGGTACGATTCGAAGCGCTCCGGCGTCACGTACTCCTCCACCGGCAGGTGCCTGGGGCTGGGCTGCAGGTACTGCCCGAAGGTGACGATGTCGCATTCGACCCGCCGCAGATCCCGCAACGTCGCCAGCACGTCGCCTTCCGCCTCGCCCAGGCCCAGCATCAGCGAGGTCTTGGTGTAGCGGGCGCCGAGGGCCTTGAGATCGTAGAGCACGCCCAGGCTCTGCGCGTAGGTCGCCCGCCGGTCGCGCACGTACAGAGTAAGGGCCGCGGTCGTCTCGACGTTGTGAGCGACGACGTCGGCGCCGGACGCTACGATTTCCCGCAATGCCGCCACGTCGCCGCGGAAGTCCGGGATCAGCACCTCCACGAGTATCTCGGGCACGCGGTCCTTGAGGGCGATCACGGTGCGGGCGAAGTGGCGGGCGCCGCCGTCCGGCAGGTCGTCTCTGTCGACGCTGGTGAGCACCACGTAGTGCAGGCCCATCTCGGCGATCAGGGACGCGACGTTCTCGGGCTCGAGATCGTCGAGGGGCGCCGGGCGCCCGGTCTTGACGTGGCAGAAGCGGCAGCCGCGGGTGCACACTTCCCCCATGAGCATGAACGTGGCGGTCCCGCCGCCCCAGCATTCGCCGATGTTGGGGCAGCGCGCCTGCTCGCAGACGGTGGCCAGGCGCAACTGCCCGGCGCGCCGCTTGATCGTGGCATACCGTTCCCCGGCCGGCGGCCGGACCTTGAGCCACAGTGGCTTCGCGGTGCGATTCATCGCGTTTTCAGGATACCACTAAGCGCGACGCCCGATTTCCGGGTCTTATCAGCCGAGCGGCCAGGTCGCGGGATCGGTCACGAACGCGCTCGGCACGGGATCCAGCCCGAGTGCGTCGCGGAGTACCGCCACGTGCATGGCTTCGTCGGCCAGGATGCTCGCGGCGAGCGACCGCAGGCCCGCTTCCTTCAGGGTGCTCACCGCGTGGTGGTACGCCTTGACGGCCTCCGACTCCAGCTTGATGGCCAGGATCACGATTCCGCGCTCGTTGGCGAGATCCGGCGCGAAGGCCGAGAGATCGTAGGTCTTGCGGGCGTGCGGGGCATCGGCGCCCAGCTTGCGCAGGGCCGTGGAAAGCGCCTCGGCGTGCTCCCGGTGCTGCCCGCCGAAGGTGCTGGCGATCGCCAGCACCCCGTCGGAGAGCTTGCCCGTGCCGGCCGCCGTGCGGTAAGCCCAGGCCGCCCGCAGTTCCCGCTCGACGCCCCGGTGAAGCGCCGCGACCAGGTCCTTCTTGCCGCGGGCCCACGCCGCTTCGGGCACGAAGACGCCGCCGAGCGCCAGCAGGGTGCCCGCCAGGCCCTGCTGCAGCAGGGCGCGGCGCCCGATGCCGGAATCGTCCATGAGAGGATCTCCTTCTGGATGGCCGGAAGCCAGTCTACACCAGAAGGTGGGCCTTATGGGGCGGCCGGATGCGGATGTACGCCGCGGGCTCCGCGTAGGCCAGGTGCAGCACCCGGGGATCCTCCGACAGGGCCCGGACGCCGTTGGAGCCCACGACCAGGGCCTCGTCCTCGGCAGCCAGGTCGTAGAATCCTGCCCGCTTGTAGGGAGCCCTGAACACGTCGCCTTCCCAGACCGCCTCGGCGACCGCCTCGCCCTCGCAGACCATGCCGTCCCAGCGCCGATCCTGCAGGAGGTCGTCGGCCAGGCGTCTGGCGAGTGGATCCGCGATGGCGCCCGCCGCGATGGTCTTGAGCGCCTCCCACATCACGTAGTCGTCGCGCGCTACGAAGCTGGCGAGATCGTCGGCCAAAGGTTCGCAGAGCCATGCGAGGCCGGCCGCGGCCACCTCAGCGGGCGCCAGGGCGCGGACGCGCACCATGAGGCCGTGCAGCATGGCGTCGTAGATGCGTACCGTACGGTGCTCGTAGACCTTCTTGTACATGTGGAACCGCGCCAGCAGGTACTGCGAGAGCGCGTCGTCGGCCTTCTCCTCGATCGCCAGGCGCAGCTTGCCGTGCCACAGCGCCACCGTCACGTGGCGGACGATCCAGTCGAGGTCGAAGCCGCCGTACCGCACGCCGGCCATGTAGGCGTCGCGGAGCAGGTAGTCCATGCGATCGACGTCCACCTGGCTGGAGACGAGGTCGTGCAGGAAGAAGCGCTCGGGATCCAGGTCATGTCCCGCTCGCAACTGCACGATGCGATCCGCGAAATCGTCGCCCGGCGGCAGGTGCCGCTCCCAGACGGCGCGCAGGTCGGGATGCTGGCGGATGAGGCGATCCGTCACGGCTTCGTGGTGGAAATCCCACAGCTTCTCGGAGACGTGGGACAGGATGCCGTGACCGAGGTCGTGGAGCATGGCCGCCAGGCCCACGGCTGCGCGATCGAGCGGATCGACATGGTCGATCAGGTGCTTGCGGTCGAGTTCGGCGATGATTCGCCGGCATAGCTGGTAGGCCCCGAGGCTGTGGGAAAAACGCGAGTGCTCGGCGTTAGGGAAGATCAGCCGGCCCAGGCCTAGCTGGTGGAGGCGGCGAAGGCGCTGAAACGGCCGCGTCTGCAGCACGTCCAGCGCCAGCGTGCCGAGCGGATCGTCCGGGAAGTCGATGTACGAGTGGATGACATCCCGCAGGACGAATGGCGGCCGCAGCATGCCCCCATTCTACGGGGCGGCGCGCCCGCGCAGGAGTCCGCCGCCCTCGCGGGCGCCGGCGATAGGCTCAGCGCCGGAAGGCGTTGGCGCGGCTCACGAAGTCGCCGAGACGGTCGGCGGCGTCGCCCTCGATGCCATGGAAAGCCACGGCGAAGCCTTCGGTGGCGCTGTAGACGATGCGCGCCTGGACCTTGACGGGGCCGTCCTCGAGGAAGAGCGTCATCGGCACGAGATCCCCGTCGGAGAGATCCGGCCGGAGCGACGCGCGGGCCCGGAGACCGGAGCAGGAGATGTCGGTGGCCACGGCGCGCGCCACGAGCTTCGCCCCGGGTTGGGCATATTCCACCCGGATGTGGCAGGCCGCGCGCGGGTGACGCCGGCGTTCTTGGTGCATGAGCACACCTCCTCCGTCCGTAACCAGGTTCTTTATCTCTCCCTTAGGGCATGTGCTTGCGTTTCTTCACCCAAGGTTAAGATTTACCAGGACCATTGGAGCGGATAATCGGCGGCTAGTCAACCATCAAAATCGCACGACCAGGGTTTGCGGCCCCGCGGCCCGCTCCGGCGCGTAGACCAGGGAGCCGGAGCGCAGGTCGTACCGCACGTCTCCCGGCTGGCCGTTGATCTGCACGTCCGCCGGCTTCGGACAGTCGATCCGCACCACAAGGCGATCGGTGGCTTGCTTGATCGCGAGCTTGACTTCGAGGGTGCGCGTCCGCGGCTTCCACACGAGGTCTTCGAGGCGGGCGGGCGACCAGCTTGCGAGGGTGGCCGGCGGGGGGTCGGGTACCGGCGCGCTCGCGGTGGCCGGAGGAGCGGCCGCGCTCGGACTGGCCGCCGCGACGCCGGTCTCGGTGAAGCCCGCGAAGGAGAGGCCGGGAGGCAGGAGACCTGTGGCGGCCAGGTGCTGGGCGACGAGATCGCGGCCATTGACCAGCGGGCCCAGGCGGGCGGCCATGGCGACTCCTGCCGCGGCATCGTCCGGGGAGACGCCTTCGGCCAGGCGGGCGAAACCGATCGCGCCCAGGTAGGCGCCTTCGATGTCCAGGGCGTCCCCGGCCGCCTGGCCGGCGTCCGAGTCGACCGGGGCCTGCCAGGCCCAGTCCTTGGCCATGCCGAACCATTCGAAGGCGCGCTTGATCCGCAGCCACTGCACGGCCGGCACCGACCAGTCGCCGGGGAACGCGGCCGCGAGCGAGGTGCCGAAAAGCGCCAGGCCGTTGGGTCGCGTCACGCCACGAATGCGCCCGTCGCCGGCGATCGTGGCCAGGGTCCAGCGATAGGGCGTGCCGGTCAGCGGTTCGAGCGTCTCGGCCCACGCCAGGGGCCCCCACGCTCGCGCCAATTGGGCCTGGCCGCTGCTTTCGAGGGCCTGGCGGGCGCCCCTGGCGAGGATGGGCCAGCGGGCCAGTGCCTCGGCGCGGCGCGTATGGGCGAGGTCCTGCGCGTTGCCCGCCTGCGGATCGGGCAGGGGGCCGGGCGACGCGTCCAGCGCCGCGCCCTCCACGCGCGGCACGACGCGGTGGCCCGTGTCGGGCAGGGGCAGTTCGTAGGCCAGTTCGGCGGCCTTGCGGTCGCCGCGCAAGGGCCCGGCCAGCGTCGGGATCCCGAGATCCCGGGCGCGCGGGGCGACCACCGGGCCGCCGCCGGCCAGGACCGCCCCGTACACCGGCGGGAGCGGGGCGTAGGGGATGTGCCCTGTCGGGAGGTAGCCGAAGCGTTCGCGCACCGCCAGGCGATCGCCCCGGGCCGACTCTTCCGCCGTGCGGGTGAAGGGCACCATCGCATCGGCCCAGGCGCGAAAGCGCTTCATCGTCGCGCCGTCGGGCGGCCCTTGCCATGGCGCAATGCCGGTCGGCCAGCAGAAGCGGGCGATCTGCCCGGCGGGTATCTCGAGCGTGAAGCCCCCTCCCGAGGGCGCCAGGCGCAAGGCCTGGCGGGGCGAACCGAGGCCGACCAGGATCGGCGGCCGCGCTCCGGCCGGGTCGTGCAAGAGCACCCAGGGCTCGGTCCACGGGAGGCGGCCGGGGGTCGCGGCGCTGGCGGTGGCGATGCCCCAGCGATCTACCCAGAGGGCGTCGAGGGGGCGGTCGAAGCGGATCGACAAGGTGACGTCCAGCGGTTCGACCGCGAATCCCGGATACATGAGGGGGTAGAAGAGCCGGTACCGATCGCCCCGCGCCTGGCGGACGCGCACGACCTTGCCTTCGGGAGAGATGGCCTCGAGCGCGACGTGATCGCCGCCGGGGGCCGGCCGCCCGAACTCGCCTCCTACCGGCTCCGGATCGGCGCCGGTCGACGCGCCGCGAAAGCCGCCCGGCCACAAGGAGGCGGTGAGGAGGCCCTCTTGGTGGGCGCGCCCGAAGCGGCCGAACGGGAGGCCGGAAGAGCCGGTAGCCTGGGGTGTGGCCGCCAGGGCGGCCGAGGACGCCTTGCGCGCCGCCTCCAGCGCCGAGAAGGCCGCGTCGACCTGGCTCTGGGGGGCGCCGCTCGCCAGCAGCACGCGCGCCAGCTGGGCCTGGTAGCCGAACTCCTCCAGGCGCGCCGCGATGCCGCCCAGACGCGCCGCGGCCTGGTCGGCCTCCCGCAGGGCCCGCAGGGCCGAAGCCTCACGCTCGTAGGATCGGGAAAGCGGCATGAGCCGCACCGGTCCGCGCAGGATGCCTACCTTGGCCCGGCCCGCGAAGCCCGCGAGGCGCAGGGCCAGGACGTTTCGCTCGGGCGAGAGCAAGGCCGCGGGCAGCGTGAACGTCTCGCGGCGTTCGTAGGGCGGCAGGGTCTCGCCGCGCATCTCGCCGATCAAGGTCCCGTTCAGGTAGACGGAGACATTGCCCTCGACGCCGCCGAGTTCCAGTTGCGAGCCGAGGGCCTCGGTGCCCGGCGCGACCAGGAATGCGAACCGGTACCAGGCGACGGGATTGCGGAGCAACTCCTGCGAGACGCCGCCGCGGGCGACCCACGACGAGTCGTCGAACTCGGGGCGAGCCATCGCCGCGGCGTCCCCGGCGGCCACCCGCCAGGTCATGCGGGCGATGTCGACCGGACTGCCACGCCCGAGTTCCGGCGGCGGCACCACTTCCTCGATGATCGGAAGATCCTGGGCCGCGGCGGGGGACAGCGCCAGGCTCGCGACGGTCGCGAGCAGCACGGCGGCGCAGCCGTACCGCGCCGGGCGCATCACGGAGCTGTCTCCAGCAGGTACGCCCCCAGCAGGAACGGGTGGGGAGCCGCCTCCTGGACGGCCGCGGGGTCGAGGGCGCTCGCCCTCCCCTCGGCCAGGAGGGTGCCGAGCAGCCAGCTCACGTGATTGCGGGTGCCGAAGCCGGCGGCCAGGCGCAGGGCGGCGTTGGCGTCGCGGGCGAGTTCCCACGCGACGATCGCCCGCAGCGCCTGGTCGTGTTCCGGTGCCGCGTTGCCGCGCGTGCCGACCCGCGCTTCGAGCAGGACCGCCAGGGGATAGGGCTCCGGCTCGGGCCCGAGCAGCGCGAGGGTACGACCGTAAGGCCCCGCCCCATGGCGCTCGCCCAGGATGACGTCCCGGGCCGCGGCGGCCAGTGCGGGATCGGCGAGCGGATCGGGGCAGTACGTGAGGAGGTCGGCCACCGCGCGCTGCTCGTCGAGATCCGCCGAACGTACCAGCGCCTCCAGATCCCAGTCCGCCCACGCGAAGGCCGCTTCCGCCCAGTCCCGCCGGAACCCGGGCGGCGCTTCCCGCAACACCCAGAACGTCCGCTGCGGCGTGTCGAAGCACTCGGGCCGGAGGGCGGTGGGCAGGTCCTCGGTGGCGACCGCCCAGGCGGCGAGCACCGCCGGGGCGGCGGCCACGGCGTGGTCCTCGGCCCACGCGAGCAGATCCTCGAGCGGGGCGGCCGCACGCAAGCCGAGCGGTAGCAACGCTTGCGCGAAGTTTCGGGCCGATTCCTCCGCGGCGCCTTCGGCGAGTTCGGCCTCCTCGGCGAGGAACCACGCGACGAGGCCCGCGAGATCACCGGCGGCCGTGGAAGCGGCATCCAGGAACGGCACCGTGATGCGGGCCACCGCGGCCGCTTGCCGCCGCAGCATCGAGCCGGTCTCGACCCCCGGCGGGTGGACGGCTTGCAGGAAATGCGGGTACAGGGCCGCCCGCTCCCCGGCCGGCAGCGGCGCGAGGGCCGCCGAAAGCGGCAGCAGGGCTTCGAGGCGGAGACCTCGGGGCAGGCCGGCAAGGGCATGGAAAGGGATGGCCGTTTCGCCGCCTGGCCAGAGCGTCTGGCCAGCCAGGTCTGGATCCCGGTCGAAGAGGCACCGCAGCGCCGCGACCTGCCGGAGGAGCGAGCGCCGGAGGAGATCGCGGGTGAACGGATCCGCGGCCCTTGCGGCCTTGGTCGCCAGAGCCGCCGCCTCCCGCGCCGCCTCGGCCGCCAGGTCGGCCAGGGCCGCGTCGAGTTCGGCGTCCGACGGCGCCCGCCGCGCCAGATCCCCGAGCAGCAGGTGGGACGCGGCGTGGCGGCGGGCGTGGGCGAGAGTGGCCTCCCAGCCGCTCGCGGCGTGGAGCAGGTCGTTGTAGAGCGCCAGGAACGGCAGGGGATCGTCCGCCGCCGCCGGCAGCGCGCCCAGCGCCGCCACTTCGGGCTCCATCGCCGCGGCGAAGCCGCCGATCTCCGCGGGGGGCAGGATCCCGGCCAGATCGGCGAGGTAGCGTGCGTAGAGCAGGTACAGGCCTTCCTCGACGATGGGGCGGTAGTGCTCGACCGCCCGCACGGCGGCGGCACGGGCGGGGGCGTCCTCGCCGCGCCGCGCGCACGCCGCCGCGACCAGCACGAGTTCCAGGTAGCGGTCCTCGGGATCCTTGCGGGCGAGGGCCGATCGCAGGGCCCCGGCCGCGTCCCCCGCGAGTACCCGGCTCACGGCGGGCGGCTCGGGAGGGGGATCTCGCGGCTCTCCGGGCGACAGATCGACCAGGGGCAGGCCCGCACCGCCCTCTACCCAGTAGCCGCCCGGCTTGCAGACCGGATCCTCGAACATGCGCGTCAGGCCCGGACGGCGGTGGCCAGGCTGAAGAGCAAGGTCACGCCTTCGCCCCGCACGCCCTCGAGGGTGAGGGCGCCGCCGAGCGAGGCCAGCAGGGCCTTGGCGGTGGGACAACCGGCCTTCTTGAGGCTGGCCCGCAGGCCCGCCTGGCTGCCCCGGATGGCGACCGCCAGCCGATCGGCCCCCTTGCGGGCGACCGTGATCTCGATACGCTCGCCGTCAGGCGCGTACTCAGACGCCTTGGCCAGGAGGTCGATGAGGAGCCGCCGCAAGCGGGTGCGCTCGGCGCGCACGGGCGGAAGCGCCCGGGGGGAGTTGATCTCGGCCGACTGGCCCCGGGCTTCGAAGAGCGGGAGCGCCGCCGCCCGGGCTTCGGCGAGGGCTTCCGCCAGGCTGATGGCCACGAGCGCGGGCGTGCCGCCCGCGG
The sequence above is drawn from the Candidatus Tanganyikabacteria bacterium genome and encodes:
- the lipA gene encoding lipoyl synthase, with product MNRTAKPLWLKVRPPAGERYATIKRRAGQLRLATVCEQARCPNIGECWGGGTATFMLMGEVCTRGCRFCHVKTGRPAPLDDLEPENVASLIAEMGLHYVVLTSVDRDDLPDGGARHFARTVIALKDRVPEILVEVLIPDFRGDVAALREIVASGADVVAHNVETTAALTLYVRDRRATYAQSLGVLYDLKALGARYTKTSLMLGLGEAEGDVLATLRDLRRVECDIVTFGQYLQPSPRHLPVEEYVTPERFESYRLAAEAMGFAFVASGPLVRSSYRAGELFVTGQIRGGASPMVALPVV
- a CDS encoding ferritin-like domain-containing protein, whose translation is MDDSGIGRRALLQQGLAGTLLALGGVFVPEAAWARGKKDLVAALHRGVERELRAAWAYRTAAGTGKLSDGVLAIASTFGGQHREHAEALSTALRKLGADAPHARKTYDLSAFAPDLANERGIVILAIKLESEAVKAYHHAVSTLKEAGLRSLAASILADEAMHVAVLRDALGLDPVPSAFVTDPATWPLG
- a CDS encoding HD domain-containing protein: MLRPPFVLRDVIHSYIDFPDDPLGTLALDVLQTRPFQRLRRLHQLGLGRLIFPNAEHSRFSHSLGAYQLCRRIIAELDRKHLIDHVDPLDRAAVGLAAMLHDLGHGILSHVSEKLWDFHHEAVTDRLIRQHPDLRAVWERHLPPGDDFADRIVQLRAGHDLDPERFFLHDLVSSQVDVDRMDYLLRDAYMAGVRYGGFDLDWIVRHVTVALWHGKLRLAIEEKADDALSQYLLARFHMYKKVYEHRTVRIYDAMLHGLMVRVRALAPAEVAAAGLAWLCEPLADDLASFVARDDYVMWEALKTIAAGAIADPLARRLADDLLQDRRWDGMVCEGEAVAEAVWEGDVFRAPYKRAGFYDLAAEDEALVVGSNGVRALSEDPRVLHLAYAEPAAYIRIRPPHKAHLLV
- a CDS encoding PilZ domain-containing protein, with product MHQERRRHPRAACHIRVEYAQPGAKLVARAVATDISCSGLRARASLRPDLSDGDLVPMTLFLEDGPVKVQARIVYSATEGFAVAFHGIEGDAADRLGDFVSRANAFRR
- a CDS encoding beta galactosidase jelly roll domain-containing protein, with protein sequence MRPARYGCAAVLLATVASLALSPAAAQDLPIIEEVVPPPELGRGSPVDIARMTWRVAAGDAAAMARPEFDDSSWVARGGVSQELLRNPVAWYRFAFLVAPGTEALGSQLELGGVEGNVSVYLNGTLIGEMRGETLPPYERRETFTLPAALLSPERNVLALRLAGFAGRAKVGILRGPVRLMPLSRSYEREASALRALREADQAAARLGGIAARLEEFGYQAQLARVLLASGAPQSQVDAAFSALEAARKASSAALAATPQATGSSGLPFGRFGRAHQEGLLTASLWPGGFRGASTGADPEPVGGEFGRPAPGGDHVALEAISPEGKVVRVRQARGDRYRLFYPLMYPGFAVEPLDVTLSIRFDRPLDALWVDRWGIATASAATPGRLPWTEPWVLLHDPAGARPPILVGLGSPRQALRLAPSGGGFTLEIPAGQIARFCWPTGIAPWQGPPDGATMKRFRAWADAMVPFTRTAEESARGDRLAVRERFGYLPTGHIPYAPLPPVYGAVLAGGGPVVAPRARDLGIPTLAGPLRGDRKAAELAYELPLPDTGHRVVPRVEGAALDASPGPLPDPQAGNAQDLAHTRRAEALARWPILARGARQALESSGQAQLARAWGPLAWAETLEPLTGTPYRWTLATIAGDGRIRGVTRPNGLALFGTSLAAAFPGDWSVPAVQWLRIKRAFEWFGMAKDWAWQAPVDSDAGQAAGDALDIEGAYLGAIGFARLAEGVSPDDAAAGVAMAARLGPLVNGRDLVAQHLAATGLLPPGLSFAGFTETGVAAASPSAAAPPATASAPVPDPPPATLASWSPARLEDLVWKPRTRTLEVKLAIKQATDRLVVRIDCPKPADVQINGQPGDVRYDLRSGSLVYAPERAAGPQTLVVRF